The following are encoded in a window of Pongo abelii isolate AG06213 chromosome 16, NHGRI_mPonAbe1-v2.0_pri, whole genome shotgun sequence genomic DNA:
- the LOC100444301 gene encoding acidic leucine-rich nuclear phosphoprotein 32 family member A-like produces the protein MKMGRRLHLDRNRTPSDVKELVLDNSRLNEGKLEGLTDESEELEFLSTINVGLTSIANLPKLNKLKKLELSDNRVSGGVEVLAEKCPNLMHLNLSGNKIKDLSTTEPLKKLENLKTLDLFNCEVTNLNDYRENVFKLLLQLTYLDSYVRDDKEAPNSDAEGYVEGLDEDEENEDEEEYDEDAQVVEDEEDEEEEEYDEDAQVVEDKEDEEEEEEGEEEDVSGEEEEDEEGFNDGEVDDEEDEEELGEEERGQK, from the coding sequence ATGAAGATGGGCAGACGGCTTCATTTAGACCGGAATAGGACTCCCTCTGATGTGAAAGAACTTGTCCTGGACAACAGTCGGTTGAATGAAGGCAAACTCGAAGGCCTCACAGATGAATCTGAAGAACTGGAATTCTTAAGTACAATCAACGTAGGCCTCACCTCAATCGCAAACTTACCAAAGTTAAACAAACTTAAGAAGCTTGAACTAAGCGATAACAGAGTCTCAGGGGGCGTGGAAGTATTGGCAGAAAAGTGTCCGAATCTCATGCATCTAAATTTAAGTGGCAACAAAATTAAAGACCTCAGCACAACAGAGCCACTGAAAAAGTTAGAAAACCTCAAGACCTTAGACCTTTTCAATTGCGAGGTAACCAACCTGAACGACTACCGAGAAAATGTGTTCAAGCTACTCCTGCAACTCACATATCTCGACAGCTATGTCCGGGACGACAAGGAGGCCCCTAACTCGGATGCTGAGGGCTACGTGGAGGGCCTGGATGAGGACGAGGAGAATGAGGATGAGGAGGAGTATGATGAAGATGCTCAGGTAGTGGAAgacgaggaggacgaggaggaggaggagtatgATGAAGATGCTCAGGTAGTGGAAGAcaaggaggacgaggaggaggaggaggaaggtgaagaggaggacgtgagtggagaggaggaggaggatgaagaaggTTTTAACGATGGAGAGGTAGAtgatgaggaagatgaagaagagcTCGGTGAAGAAGAAAGGGGTCAGAAGTGA